Proteins co-encoded in one Aethina tumida isolate Nest 87 chromosome 7, icAetTumi1.1, whole genome shotgun sequence genomic window:
- the LOC109602773 gene encoding septin-2-like, translated as MAPVDSENVPVEEKMRNLVLSGHVGFDSLPDQLVSKSVQNGFIFNIMCIGETGLGKSTLMDSLFNTNFESSPSPHTLPSVKLKAHTYELQESNVRLKLTIVDTVGYGDQINKEDSFKAVVDYIDAQFENYLQEELKIKRSLPSYHDSRIHVCLYFICPTGHGLKSIDLVCMKKLEQKVNIIPIIAKADTISKTELQKFKSKIISELQNNGVNIYQFPVDDESVSEVNTSMNSHVPFAVIGSADFVRVGNKMMRARQYPWGTVQVENESHCDFVKLREMLIRTNMEDMREKTHCKHYELYRKRRLEQMGFSDVDADNKPVSFQQTFEAKRTNHLQELQQKEDEMRQMFVVRVKEKEAELKEAEKELHAKFDKLKKDHTDEKKKIEEQRKKLEDDMIEFNRRKAQYQQMGSSHHTLTLGKSKKK; from the exons ATGGCTCCAGTAGATTCAGAAAATGTGCCC GTCGAGGAAAAGATGAGGAACCTTGTGCTCTCCGGACACGTCGGCTTCGACAGTTTGCCTGATCAACTGGTCTCAAAGAGTGTCCAAAATGgcttcatatttaatattatgtgcATTG gtGAAACTGGGTTGGGAAAATCCACACTGATGGATTCACTGTTCAATACAAACTTTGAGTCATCACCGAGTCCCCACACATTGCCCAGTGTGAAGTTAAAGGCTCACACTTATGAATTGCAGGAGAGCAATGTCAGGCTAAAG TTGACAATTGTGGACACAGTCGGTTACGGTGATCAGATCAACAAGGAGGATAGTTTTAAAGCTGTGGTCGACTACATAGATGCGCAGTTTGAGAACTATCTACAAGaggagttaaaaataaaaagatcgTTGCCATCGTACCACGATTCTCGCATACACGTGTGCCTCTACTTTATCTGTCCGACGGGACACGGTTTAAAGTCGATCGATCTGGTGTGCATGAAGAAGCTGGAGCAAAAAGTTAACATAATCCCGATAATCGCGAAAGCTGACACGATCTCCAAAACGGAACTCCAAAAATTCAAATCGAAGATCATCAGCGAGTTGCAGAACAACGGCGTCAACATTTATCAGTTTCCGGTAGATGACGAATCCGTTTCGGAAGTGAACACTAGCATGAATTCACACGTTCCGTTTGCTGTTATCGGTAGTGCCGATTTTGTGAGGGTCGGAAACAAAATGATGAGGGCCAG GCAATATCCATGGGGAACTGTCCAGGTGGAAAACGAGTCACATTGCGACTTTGTGAAACTAAGAGAAATGCTCATCAGGACAAATATGGAAGATATGCGAGAAAAGACACATTGCAAGCACTATGAACTGTATAGGAAAAGGCGTTTGGAACAGATGGGTTTCAGCGACGTTGACGCCGATAATAAACCGGTCAGCTTCCAGCAGACGTTTGAGGCGAAGCGAACCAATCATCTGCAGGAGCTACAGCAGAAGGAGGATGAGATGAGGCAGATGTTTGTGGTGAGGGTTAAGGAAAAGGAAGCAGAACTAAAAGAGGCAGAAAAAGAG ttacacGCTAagtttgacaaattaaaaaaagatcaCACAGatgagaagaaaaaaattgaggaGCAAAGGAAAAAATTGGAGGATGATATGATTGAATTCAACAGGAGGAAAGCGCAGTACCAACAAATGGGTAGCAGTCATCACACTTTGACTTTGGGAAAGagcaaaaagaaataa
- the LOC109602767 gene encoding BRCA1-associated RING domain protein 1, which yields MEIPIPEFSEFVQQVDKILTTLKCSLCGDERRWSIRIRNCNHVFCKDCFSSSTPLLCPSCNVEYTDDEKQDDYLIDMKNFVKKLSLILDPKPKYEATITPETSRMIVYEGLEYRIKILPPDLKYKKNRNGEHPLHLACKSKQVDKVKQLIEQGHNINCRDHAEWTPLHEAVVAQSLECCIVLLENGAIVETSGSDYVTPLFKAVEKCNLEIIKILLQFGANVDVTDYYGQKPLDYTTDNEIQQYLLQCSTSVVTTKTLYLPSKLTLYLHSINQEYIDIIKSNKNVFVINKFEPTGINYIVIKKSHKLSCKILGAIVAGIPFLIQEDLTHLDSDTLYNRLKSFNFIDNKDINNAICKSTMNTMLNCPKLFDGCSFYINHKKEVNIYSLTVNEKFLKYLIELGHGRIMQREPTLEDESLCYPYHTDKKSVFANCNKYIVFNGNEPPKLQYKVKHLRHVSSKWLIDCILKFSLTED from the exons ATGGAAATTCCAATTCCGGAATTTAGCGAATTTGTACAGCAAGtggacaaaattttaacaacgtTAAAATGCAGCCTATG tgGAGACGAAAGACGTTGGTCTATAAGGATCAGAAATTGCAACCACGTTTTTTGTAAGGATTGTTTTAGTAGTTCCACTCCTCTGCTTTGTCCCAGTTGTAATGTAGAATACACTGACGATGAAAAACAggatgattatttaattgacatGAAGAATTTCGTTAAGAAACTGTCTTTAATACTAGATCCTAAG CCAAAATATGAGGCTACCATAACACCTGAAACAAGTAGGATGATAGTTTACGAAGGCTTAGAatacagaattaaaattttgccaccagatttgaaatataaaaagaatagGAATGGAGAACATCCACTTCATCTTGCATGTAAATCAAAACAGGTTGataaagtaaaacaattaattgaacaGGGTCACAACATTAACTGTAGGGATCATGCTGAATGGACACCTTTA CATGAAGCTGTGGTAGCCCAAAGTCTGGAATGTTGTATTGTATTACTTGAAAATGGGGCAATAGTTGAAACAAGTGGTTCAGATTATGTAACTCCTTTATTCAAAGCTGTTGAAAAGTGTAACTtggagattattaaaattttattgcaatttgGTGCAAATGTAGATGTTACCGATTATTATGGTCAAAAACCCCT agATTATACAACTGATAATGAAATACAGCAATATTTGTTGCAATGTTCAACTTCAGTAGTGACtacaaaaacattatatttgcCTTCTAAATTGACTCTGTATTTACATTCAATTAATCAAGAATATATTgacattataaaatcaaataaaaacgtatttgttataaataagtttgaaCCAACTGGaatcaattatattgttataaagaAAAGTCACAAACTTTCCTGCAAAATTTTGGGTGCTATTGTTGCAGGCAtaccatttttaattcaagaag atcTAACTCATTTGGATTCAGATACATTGTACAACAGATTAAAgagctttaattttatagataacaAGGATATAAACAATGCTATATGCAAAAGTACAATGAACACAATGCTTAACTGTCCAAAACTGTTTGATGGTTGTAGTTTTTACATAAACCACAAAAAAGAAGTTAACATTTATTCATTGAcagttaatgaaaaatttctgaaatatttaattgaattaggtCATGGGAGAATAATGCAAAGGGAACCTACATTAGAAGATGAAAGTTTATGTTATCCATATCACACAGATAAGAAATCTGTTTTTGCAAATTGTAATAAGTATATTGTGTTTAATGGGAATGAACCTCCCAAATTGCAATATAAAGTTAAGCATTTGAGACATGTTTCTTCAAAGTGGTTGATTGACTGTATTCTCAAATTTTCTCTTACTGAAGATTAA
- the LOC109602768 gene encoding uridine diphosphate glucose pyrophosphatase NUDT14-like: MRMRLNKPILVFNVKNIRLQTISTKVNKNVTAILTHVKNAFKKITKPKNPVFVAAEKLAFKMNNLTSAVIKPLEKSIYLKPYTMHFTQNGVSRTWDLIRVHDSVAIIIYNISRDKLVFVRQFRPAVYYGSIPQDDCKDVINVEKYPAELGFTIELCAGIVDKDKPLEEIAAEEVFEECGYHVTAESLEKISSYRSGVGTSASLQTAYYCEVTDDMRVSSGGGVDDEIIEVVEMSIDEMKKYITGDNIKSPPSFMFAMYWFLNRKREN, translated from the coding sequence ATGAGAATGCGTCTAAATAAGCCCATATTAGTTTTCAACGTAAAAAATATTCGACTCCAGACTATATCAActaaagtaaacaaaaacgTCACTGCAATTTTGACACATGTCAAAAACGCATTTAAAAAGATAACCAAACCGAAAAATCCAGTTTTCGTGGCTGCAGAAAAGTTAGCATtcaaaatgaacaatttaacGTCGGCAGTGATAAAACCTCTGGAGAAATCCATTTATTTGAAACCATACACAATGCACTTTACTCAAAACGGGGTGTCAAGAACATGGGACTTAATACGAGTGCACGACAGTGTAGCAatcataatttacaatatcagCAGGGATAAACTGGTGTTCGTGAGACAATTCAGACCCGCAGTTTATTACGGAAGCATTCCACAGGACGATTGTAAAGACGTAATTAATGTGGAGAAATATCCAGCAGAACTTGGCTTCACTATAGAACTTTGTGCCGGAATCGTGGACAAAGACAAACCGTTGGAGGAAATCGCAGCCGAGGAAGTTTTCGAAGAGTGTGGCTATCATGTGACGGCGGAAAGTTTGGAAAAAATCAGCTCATACAGGTCTGGAGTTGGGACATCAGCCTCTTTACAAACAGCCTACTACTGCGAAGTTACTGATGACATGAGAGTCTCTTCAGGTGGTGGCGTTGATGATGAAATTATTGAAGTCGTGGAAATGTCTATTGATgagatgaaaaaatatataacaggGGATAATATTAAGAGTCCACCAAGTTTTATGTTCGCCATGTACTGGTTTCTAAATAGGAAACGTGAAAATTGA
- the LOC109602791 gene encoding upstream stimulatory factor 1: MDLLDPLDDSGEHVVETKVIISDIKQAMESDDEQVVEHLSPQTLLETPGDGDVQYSVRGTEGIITYRVLQVGEESVDNHVPQIISNGPTFTNAAVPQVLTSNLNGQLYVISNSNDVFTSQSGTRAIAPRSSLVETSSSYHSNTKQKDERRRATHNEVERRRRDKINNWITKLSKIIPESTAAEMKGNGHYDGQSKGVILAKACEYINELRDTRDKLTETVEILKQKNFILENENKEYRDMLKRSGIDLPNNDIVS, from the exons ATGGACCTACTGGACCCACTTGATGACAG TGGCGAGCATGTCGTTGAGACTAAGGTAATCATTAGCGACATAAAACAGGCTATGGAAAGTGACGACGAGCAAGTGGTCGAGCATCTGTCTCCCCAAACTCTCCTGGAGACTCCGGGCGACGGTGACGTACAATATTCAGTGCGCGGCACCGAAG gcATAATAACATACAGGGTGCTTCAAGTTGGTGAAGAGTCAGTAGACAATCATGTACCCCAAATTATCTCAAATGGACCAACGTTTACGAACGCTGCTGTCCCACAAGTTCTGACCAGTAATTTAAATGGACAACTATACGTTATCAGCAACTCAAACGACGTATTCACATCGCAATCGGGAACAAGGGCAATCGCGCCAAGATCATCACTGGTTGAAACATCAAGTTCTTATCATAGCAATACAaaacaa aAGGATGAACGGAGAAGAGCGACACACAATGAAGTGGAGCGTCGGCGTCGAGATAAAATCAACAACTGGATAACAAAACTGTCAAAAATCATACCTGAATCGACTGCTGCTGAAATGAAAGGCAATGGTCATTATGATGGTCAGTCAAAAGGTGTGATATTGGCGAAAGCATGTGAATACATCAACGAATTGCGAGACACTCGTGACAAATTAACGGAGACTGTAGAGATATTGAAgcagaaaaattttatattggaaAACGAAAATAAAGAATACAGGGATATGTTAAAGAGGAGCGGGATAGATTTGCCAAATAACGACATTGTATCATAG
- the LOC109602780 gene encoding thioredoxin, mitochondrial, which yields MNNLTKLPFKHIKAITKNLKRNMNLSSHLNKLITIKNNDDFLLKVMNSEKPVIVNFHAEWCEPCHILTPKMQELIEPMENVDLAVVNVENNPELVHTFEVKAVPAVIAVRDGLVVDKFIGLVDANMIESLIDKLDKPLT from the coding sequence ATGAATAACTTAACAAAACTTCCATTCAAACATATAAAAGCAATCACCAAAAACTTAAAAAGAAACATGAACCTTTCATCCCATTTAAACAAActcattacaataaaaaacaatgatgATTTCCTACTGAAAGTTATGAACTCTGAGAAACCTGTGATAGTTAATTTCCATGCTGAATGGTGTGAACCGTGTCACATTCTTACCCCTAAGATGCAGGAACTGATTGAACCAATGGAAAATGTGGATTTAGCTGTGGtgaatgttgaaaataatCCAGAGTTAGTGCACACTTTTGAAGTGAAAGCAGTACCAGCTGTTATTGCTGTCAGAGATGGTTTGGTGGTGGACAAATTCATTGGGTTAGTAGATGCAAATATGATTGAAAGTTTAATTGATAAACTGGATAAACCCCTTACATGA
- the LOC109602777 gene encoding uncharacterized protein LOC109602777, whose product MTKRFGNFEITNNKRPKLEENLDELWGDDLDDDAFDDCIRIATQVEEKIVATQDQNLSIVPNYNAFKAPANLFSSTQMNNSIQIATTSDNEELKRMKGQIEEKVGEISILRKQLQDTKTKLYQEQQKTIQQYNEKLQTTQKEFSVLQSELEFKNLEISNLKQKILNITRHNFEVSQASSSKCLFNKTQMHHGHQHFKNTNNKKQPILDPISPLGEFASTNIFTTCYQENYSLDTILNKQYRNTISYLKNVSDDDLLKNKSVASEINGKELNLDYIYPEISYLVNCAVNELDLEENVCKIHKILCVSIQLLTDLKENLLILKSKLRAEDIQQIDACYLKHDFVKSDTLNSDQIFERDKMGIKAGQTILLISRLLPHSLYLRNYLIYGKKLEECDSSFTFTKNKYEEPNYYLELIESITQLIGQIRSSHEMSGFLYSVVELLIVICEGNYFDDVWYNICKISKFVIFSRPLYIVICKFTFLLKHASVYPVYVDYIFKRVKDSGKASLKRGVLLFNEDSCCFHVFAVLFANTVFKQKEFPIKVCINMLSFMYNTFKKSTSLHYKDIMICECVVQLYKLEIDVVFHALDIYNNHIKCGKLLPEDWNTFFKHEITTKVLHLMTFNSYELTEKYVSVYSEYKEIQLNILDHNLDELEKLAIVEDTPDIPNNHKMFSLL is encoded by the exons atGACCAAAAGGTTTGGAAATTtcgaaattacaaataataaaagaccAAAATTGGAGGAGAACTTAGACGAATTATGGGGTGATGATCTGGATGATGATGCTTTTGATGACTGTATTCGAATTGCAACTCAAGTTGaa gaaaaaattgTTGCCACTCAAGACCAAAATCTATCAATAGTACCAAATTACAATGCCTTCAAAGCTCCAGCAAATCTTTTCTCATCAACACAAATGAACAATTCTATTCAAATAGCAACAACCAGTGACAATGAGGAGTTAAAAAGGATGAAAGGTCAAATTGAAGAAAAGGTTGgggaaatatcaattttacgCAAGCAATTACAAGATACCAAAACCAAACTGTACCAGGAGCAGCAGAAGACAATTCAACAATACAATGAAAAACTTCAAACAACACAGAaggaatttagtgttttacaAAGTGAATTAGAGTTTAAA aatttggaaatatcaaatttgaaacagaaaattttgaatataacaaGACATAATTTTGAGGTAAGCCAGGCAAGTTCTtccaaatgtttatttaataaaactcaaaTGCATCATGGCCATCAACActtcaaaaatacaaataataaaaagcagCCTATTTTGGATCCAA TTTCTCCATTGGGTGAATTTgcatcaacaaatatttttactacttgctatcaagaaaattattcactagacacaatattaaataaacaatacagaaatacaatttcttatttaaaaaatgtatctgatgatgatttattaaagaacAAATCAGTGGCTTCTGAAATTAATgggaaagaattaaatttagattatatttATCCAGAAATCTcatatttagttaattgtgCTGTGAATGAATTAGATTTGGAAGAAAATGTGtgcaaaatacataaaattttatgtgtttcCATTCAGTTGTTAACAGATCtgaaagaaaatttgttaattttaaagtctaaattaAGAGCTGAAGACATACAACAAATAGATGCTTGTTATTTGAAgcatgattttgttaaatcTGATACATTAAATTCAGATCA aatatttgaacGAGACAAAATGGGAATAAAAGCAggacaaacaattttattaatatcacgCCTGTTACCTCATAGTTTGTATTTaaggaattatttaatatatggtaaaaaattagaagagTGTGATAGCAGCTTTACGTTTACAAAGAACAAATATGAAGAACCAAACTACTACCTGGAATTAATAGAAAGTATAACACAACTCATTGgtcaaatt agatCTTCCCATGAAATGTCTGGGTTTTTATACAGTgttgttgaattattaatagttatttgtgaaggaaattattttgatgatgT gtggtataatatttgtaaaatctccaagtttgtaatattttctcGTCCTTTATACAttgttatttgtaaatttacgtttttattgaaacatgCATCTGTTTATCCCGTTTAtgtagattatatttttaaacgtgtGAAAGATTCGGGAAAAGCAAGTTTAAAACGTggagttttattgtttaatgaag attcttgtTGCTTTCATGTGTTTGCTGTCTTGTTTGCTAACACAGTGTTTAAACAAAAGGAATTCCCGATAAAAGTGTGCATCAATATGTTGTCATTTATGTATAACACTTTCAAAAAATCCACATCTTTGCACTACAAAGATATAATGAT ATGTGAGTGTGTAGTGCAATTATACAAACTGGAAATCGACGTTGTTTTCCACGCGTTGGATATCTATAACAACCACATTAAATGTGGCAAACTTCTACCAGAAGACTGGAACACCTTTTTCAAACATGAGATCACGACGAAAGTCTTGCACTTGATGACGTTTAATTCGTACGAGTTGAcggaaaaatatgtttctgtATATTCAGAATACAAAGAAATACAACTAAATATTCTTGATCATAACT TGGATGAATTAGAGAAGCTGGCAATTGTGGAAGATACTCCAGACATTCCAAACAACCATAAGATGTTTagtcttttataa
- the LOC109602771 gene encoding signal recognition particle receptor subunit alpha homolog, with protein MLDLFTIFSKGGIVLWCFQSTSQLFTPSVNALIRNVILQERTGVHTFDHNGLSLQYKLDNEFDLVFVVAYQKILQLSYIDKFLNDIHLEFRDKYKNELTDGKHCQEYDFADCYNATLKSAEMWSKKQATIPKQMRTFDESAKSKKTVASMIERKGEEKPEKPVKKKEVNFADEKNISAPSSPKPQQNGLDEETLAANRAKFAQKMSKKKTDNKKSPKSPKSPSEKAGKKPRVWELSGSNKDLESLERTTDRPEDAKSHFTPDTEIVGQMKGIIKDIEVESSDEEYEEEEHEAESKSKQSKGGMFSIFKTLVGSKSLTASDMAPALDKMKDMLIAKNVAADIALKLCDSVAAKLEGKVLGTFESVASTVKNTLNESLVQILSPKRRVDILRDCLEAQKQNRPYVMAFCGVNGVGKSTNLAKICFWLIENNLRVLIAACDTFRAGAVEQLRTHMRHLNALHPPERHSGRQMVQLYEKGYGKDAAGIAMEAIKFARDSKIDVVLVDTAGRMQDNEPLMRALTKLIKVNEPDLVLFVGEALVGNEAVDQLVKFNQALADYSSSTNPHMIDGIVLTKFDTIDDKVGAAISMTYITGQPIVFVGTGQTYTDLKALNAKAVVHALMK; from the exons ATGTTGGAtttgtttactatttttagtAAAGGAGGCATCGTTTTATGGTGCTTCCAGAGCACGTCCCAGTTATTCACGCCGTCTGTGAATGCTTTAATcagaaatgttattttacag GAACGTACTGGAGTGCATACTTTTGATCACAACGGTCTCTCCTTGCAATATAAGCTGGACAATGAGTTCGACCTCGTGTTTGTTGTCgcttatcaaaaaatattacagttgTCTTATatagacaaatttttaaatgatattcaTTTGGAGTTCAGAGATAAGTACAAGAATGAATTAACTGATGGCAAACACTGTCAAGAGTATGATTTTGCTGATTGTTATAATGCCACTCTTAAATCAGCGGAAATGTGGTCTAAAAAGCAGGCCACAATTCCCAAACAAATGCGGACTTTCGACGAATCCGCCAAATCGAAGAAAACGGTTGCTTCCATGATAGAGAGAAAAGGAGAAGAGAAGCCTGAGAAACCTGTTAAAAAGAAAGAAGTCAATTTTGCTGATGAGAAGAACATCAGCGCGCCTAGCTCACCAAAACCCCAACAAAATGGTCTGGATGAGGAAACTTTGGCTGCCAATAGAGCCAAATTTGCTCAGAAAATGAGCAAAAAGAAAACTGACAATAA aaaGTCTCCCAAAAGTCCCAAGAGTCCATCTGAAAAGGCTGGAAAGAAACCGAGGGTTTGGGAATTGAGTGGGTCAAATAAAGATCTTGAGTCACTGGAGAGGACAACAGATAGACCAGAGGATGCAAAAAGTCACTTCACACCAGATACTGAG ATTGTTGGCCAAATGAAGGGAATAATAAAAGATATAGAAGTTGAATCCTCTGATGAGGAGTATGAAGAAGAAGAACATGAGGCTGAATCTAAATCAAAACAGAGTAAAGGAGGAATGTTCTCAATTTTCAAAACGTTGGTCGGCTCGAAAAGTCTCACAGCTTCGGACATGGCACCCGCTTTAGACAAAATGAAGGACATGCTGATTGCGAAAAATGTTGCCGCCGATATTGCGTTGAAACTATGCGATTCCGTTGCCGCAAAGCTGGAAGGAAAAGTATTGGGTACTTTTGAGAGTGTCGCGTCGACCgttaaaaatactttgaaCGAATCTTTGGTGCAGATTTTAAGTCCAAAACGTCGCGTAGATATTTTGAGAGACTGTCTAGAAGCTCAGAAACAAAACAGGCCATATGTTATGGCTTTTTGTGGT GTGAATGGTGTTGGCAAGTCGACCAACTTGGCCAAGATATGTTTTTggcttattgaaaataatttgaggGTGCTTATTGCAGCCTGTGATACTTTCAGAGCTGGAGCTGTGGAACAATTGAGAACCCACATGAGGCATTTGAATGCATTACATCCACCAGAGAGGCACTCTGGAAGACAAATGGTACAACTTTATGAAAAGGGCTATGGTAAGGATGCTGCTGGTATTGCCATGGAGGCTATTAAGTTTGCTAGGGATTCGAAAATCGATGTCGTTTTGGTTGATACTGCAGGAAGGATGCAG GATAATGAACCACTGATGAGAGCACTGACAAAGTTGATTAAAGTAAATGAGCCTGATCTAGTACTATTTGTTGGTGAAGCACTTGTGGGCAATGAAGCTGTGGACCAGTtggttaaatttaatcaagcaTTGGCTGATTATTCATCTAGTACTAATCCTCACATGATTGATGGAATAGTGCTGACTAAATTTGATACTATAGATGATAag GTGGGAGCGGCTATTTCAATGACTTACATTACAGGTCAGCCAATAGTGTTTGTTGGCACAGGACAAACTTATACGGATTTGAAGGCATTGAATGCTAAGGCAGTTGTACACGCTTTGatgaagtaa
- the LOC109602779 gene encoding breast cancer metastasis-suppressor 1-like protein: MCQRNSVNCIFSIFLEILNYYLRMPPIKVTSTTGDVNDGDVSGAESEHSNTSHENDGGRDSSEDEADSDDSSEMDEGECESRRNELLQHVHDLEDQFGHLREQLYKERMTQVEHQLSEVKAGRSLDYIVPLTELQDNMRIRTEVAGILRNLKLENIKNQYEAEEQAALQNFESEKALAKDFYHMELLETIRKLEEDRQNSEITWGEGGEWGMRSRQRPNKRKAVTVSGPYIIYMLKPQDILEDWTIIRKALKRNS; this comes from the exons ATGTGTCAACGGAACTCCgtaaattgcattttttccattttcttagagattttaaactattatttaaggATGCCTCCAATAAAGGTGACTTCTACGACAGGCGACGTAAACGACGGTGACGTTTCTGGGGCGGAATCCGAACACTCGAATACAAGCCACGAAAATGATGGGGGCAGAGACTCCAGTGAAGATGAGGCCGATTCCGACGACAGTTCAGAGATGGACGAAG GGGAGTGTGAGAGTAGAAGAAATGAACTACTCCAACATGTGCATGATTTAGAAGATCAATTTGGCCACCTTAGAGAACAATTATACAAGGAACGTATGACTCAGGTGGAACATCAACTCTCGGAAGTGAAAGCTGGTAGATCATTGGATTACATTGTTCCTTTAACAGAATTACAAGACAATATGCGAATTCGAACGGAGGTCGCGGGAATATTGCGAAATCTTAaactagaaaatattaaaaaccaatATGAAGCTGAAGAACAAGCTgctttacaaaattttgaaagtgaAAAAGCTCTAGCTAAAGACTTTTATCATATGGAACTGTTGGAGACTATAAGAAAACTGGAGGAAGATAGACAAAACAGTGAGATCACTTGGGGTGAAGGTGGTGAATGGGGCATGAGGTCAAGGCAAAGACCAAACAAGAGGAAAGCAGTCACTGTTTCAGGgccttatattatttatatgctgAAACCACAAGATATTTTGGAGGACTGGACTATCATAAGAAAAGCTTTGAAGAGGAATTCTTGA